GGTGGTCTTTATCTTCTATTTGAGCCAGTTCTACCAGCCCATCATCCAGTTCAACCGGGCTGCCGAGCAGACCCAGGACGCCATCGCCGCCAGCCAGCGGGTGTTTGAGCTGGTCCAGGAGGAAAGCGACCTGACGGATCCGCCCCATCCCCGGCGGCCGGCGGAGCCGCCGGAAACTTGGACCATCGAATTCGACGCTGTCACCTTCGCCTACGACGGCGAGCCGGTGCTGCGGGGCATTGACCTGACCATCCATCCCGGGGAGAAGGTGGCCCTGGTGGGCCATACGGGCGCGGGCAAGACCACCCTGACCCGGCTCATCCCCCGCTTTTGGGATGTGACCTCGGGCAGCCTCCGCATCGGCGGCGTGGACGTGCGGGAGTGGTCCCTGGCCGACCTGCGCAGTCAAATCAGCATCGTCGACCAGGATGTCTTCCTGTTCAATGCCACCGTGATGGACAACATCCTGGTGGGGCGGCCCGACGCCACCCCGGAGGAAGTGTACGCCGCCGCCCGGGCGGCCCAGGCCCACGACTTCATCATGGAACTGCCCCAAGGCTACGACACCATGATCGGCGAGCGGGGCATCCGCCTGTCGGGCGGCCAGCAGCAGCGCCTGGCCATCGCCCGGGCCTTGCTGAAGGACGCTCCCATCTTGATCCTGGACGAAGCCACCGCCAGCGTGGACCCTGAGACGGAAGCATTGATCCAGGCGGCTTTGGACCGGCTCATGGCGGGCCGCACCGCCCTGGTGGTGGCCCACCGCCTCACCACCATCGAGAATGCCGACCGCATCCTGGTGCTGGACGAAGGCCGCATCGTGGAAGAAGGCACCCACCGGGAACTCATGGCCCGGGGCGGCCTGTACACCCGCCTCCAGCGCCGGCGGCCCAAGGGGCCGGTGCCCGCCGGGCAGGCCGGCGTCTCCCCCGCCTTGCTCACCCCGGCCCGCCGGGCCCCCACGGCCTAGGCCCACCAACCCTTAGGCGTAATCCTTATCCACACCGCCGTCGCTGCAGGTGAGGGTCACCTGCCGGCCGTCCTCGCCGGCGCACAGCAGCCGCACCGGCCCTTGCCACAACCGCTGCATGGCCTGCAGGGTCCGGGTGGCATAGTCCAAGTCCATGCCCCGCTGGCGGCGGTCCTGCTGCTCCAAGGTCAGCACGCCCCGGGCCGTGTCCACGACGACGATGCGGGGCACCCCGTAGTTGTAGCGGGGCGCCAGGAGGGCATCCCGCACCTTCCCGGCACTGCGGCTTTCCAATCGGATATGGCGGCAGTTGGGGCAGCGCTGATCGGGCACCGGATGCA
The DNA window shown above is from Sphingobacteriaceae bacterium and carries:
- a CDS encoding ABC transporter ATP-binding protein — its product is MVLAILCALAHTLLNLVPALFVREIMARVETAVSTGEAVSRAGRLAGWSLGAILAALAATYGLRAIFYYGDRYLAHVAAWGMLAQLRVRLYAHLQRLSHGFFSRRQSGELAPRVIHDVKTVEYFLAHGLPESVLTLLVPVAMTAVLATINWQLTALILIPVPFLLWTNIHYLPAMRRGYRLIHDKMAQVNAIITESIQGIGVIKSFTYEKERLAVVARESRLLEQYVEQVNRQAAIPDTAAVLLSGVGMLIVLGAGGAMAANGTLALADLVVFIFYLSQFYQPIIQFNRAAEQTQDAIAASQRVFELVQEESDLTDPPHPRRPAEPPETWTIEFDAVTFAYDGEPVLRGIDLTIHPGEKVALVGHTGAGKTTLTRLIPRFWDVTSGSLRIGGVDVREWSLADLRSQISIVDQDVFLFNATVMDNILVGRPDATPEEVYAAARAAQAHDFIMELPQGYDTMIGERGIRLSGGQQQRLAIARALLKDAPILILDEATASVDPETEALIQAALDRLMAGRTALVVAHRLTTIENADRILVLDEGRIVEEGTHRELMARGGLYTRLQRRRPKGPVPAGQAGVSPALLTPARRAPTA